From the genome of Brassica oleracea var. oleracea cultivar TO1000 chromosome C4, BOL, whole genome shotgun sequence:
GACATCAGAAAGGAGTCAAAAACATTATAATAATAACTGAGTACAAAATGAAATTTAAGTACATAATTTTTATGAGATCAAGTGATGACGAGTTACATCAAAAAACCAAAACTTAACACATCTCTTCCACTAGAAAAGTACATAACAAACGAAAATTAACCACCATACAAAACCGAACCAAAACCGACCTGTACTGTTCAGTTTTTTTTCTAGCCATGAGTATTCAGAGCTTCCCATAGCAAATTCTCCAACACAGGATTAGTCACATCTCTAGCTTGAACCGCCGCTTTCCTCAGAGTCCTGATCGTCCACACATTAGCCTCCCACCACGAAAGACTCCTGTACGGAAGATTATGCTTCTTACAAAGCTCCTGAACCACAGGAGAAACTCCCCTGAGATGGCAACGCGGTAGCCTAGGGAACAGATGATGCTCTAGCTGAAACTGCAACCCACCAAAGAACCAATCCATATACGACCTACACGATATATCAAGCGTACCAGCTGTTTGCTTCTCAAACCAATCATTCCCATTAGGCGGACCGGTGTAAACATCTGCCGCAAAATGGTTTAAACAGAACTGAACGTGCTGAATCGCCGTGACGGCCATGCTTAAAAAGACAAAGATGATTCTCTCTTGCCAGTTTGGTAGGAAGGATACTAAAAGAGGGAACCACGTCCAGAAAACAAGAATCCCAGCTATGTTCAAGGCTCGATCAGGAACGTGACGTCTCGAGAATAGCAAAAGTAACGTTTGGATAAAGAGATTGATTCTCCCCACACACATGATTGGATAAAACGACCAGTGCTGGTAGCTAATCAAGAACCGAGCTAGTGGATCGAACGTTAACTTCCTTCCATAGAAACGTGACGTCATGGACTTAAAGAACTTGCTCGAGACGGCTAAGACAGGGATGTGCTGGAGATCAGGATCGTGGTCAAGACTATTACAAGAGATATGGTGAGCGTTGTGCGTCCATTTCCACCACGCGATCGATATCCCGGTGATGCAGTTACCGGAGAGAAGCTGGACGAGTTTATTACACGGCTTCGTCGACGTCACGTTGTAATGACCAGAGTCATGTCCCACGTAAGCGCTCTGTATCCAAAGGAGGCCCAGCAAGACGGCGGATATTAAATGGGCCCANNNNNNNNNNNNNNNNNNNNNNNNNNNNNNNNNNNNNNNNNNNNNNNNNNNNNNNNNNNNNNNNNNNNNNNNNNNNNNNNNNNNNNNNNNNNNNNNNNNNNNNNNNNNNNNNNNNNNNNNNNNNNNNNNNNNNNNNNNNNNNNNNNNNNNNNNNNNNNNNNNNNNNNNNNNNNNNNNNNNNNNNNNNNNNNNNNNNNNNNNNNNNNNNNNNNNNNNNNNNNNNNNNNNNNNNNNNNNNNNNNNNNNNNNNNNNNNNNNNNNNNNNNNNNNNNNNNNNNNNNNNNNNNNNNNNNNNNNNNNNNNNNNNNNNNNNNNNNNNNNNNNNNNNNNNNNNNNNNNNNNNNNNNNNNNNNNNNNNNNNNNNNNNNNNNNNNNNNNNNNNNNNNNNNNNNNNNNNNNNNNNNNNNNNNNNNNNNNNNNNNNNNNNNNNNNNNNNNNNNNNNNNNNNNNNNNNNNNNNNNNNNNNNNNNNNNNNNNNNNNNNNNNNNNNNNNNNNNNNNNNNNNNNNNNNNNNNNNNNNNNNNNNNNNNNNNNNNNNNNNNNNNNNNNNNNNNNNNNNNNNNNNNNNNNNNNNNNNNNNNNNNNNNNNNNNNNNNNNNNNNNNNNNNNNNNNNNNNNNNNNNNNNNNNNNNNNNNNNNNNNNNNNNNNNNNNNNNNNNNNNNNNNNNNNNNNNNNNNNNNNNNNNNNNNNNNNNNNNNNNNNNNNNNNNNNNNNNNNNNNNNNNNNNNNNNNNNNNNNNNNNNNNNNNNNNNNNNNNNNNNNNNNNNNNNNNNNNNNNNNNNNNNNNNNNNNNNNNNNNNNNNNNNNNNNNNNNNNNNNNNNNNNNNNNNNNNNNNNNNNNNNNNNNNNNNNNNNNNNNNNNNNNNNNNNNNNNNNNNNNNNNNNNNNNNNNNNNNNNNNNNNNNNNNNNNNNNNNNNNNNNNNNNNNNNNNNNNNNNNNNNNNNNNNNNNNNNNNNNNNNNNNNNNNNNNNNNNNNNNNNNNNNNNNNNNNNNNNNNNNNNNNNNNNNNNNNNNNNNNNNNNNNNNNNNNNNNNNNNNNNNNNNNNNNNNNNNNNNNNNNNNNNNNNNNNNNNNNNNNNNNNNNNNNNNNNNNNNNNNNNNNNNNNNNNNNNNNNNNNNNNNNNNNNNNNNNNNNNNNNNNNNNNNNNNNNNNNNNNNNNNNNNNNNNNNNNNNNNNNNNNNNNNNNNNNNNNNNNNNNNNNNNNNNNNNNNNNNNNNNNNNNNNNNNNNNNNNNNNNNNNNNNNNNNNNNNNNNNNNNNNNNNNNNNNNNNNNNNNNNNNNNNNNNNNNNNNNNNNNNNNNNNNNNNNNNNNNNNNNNNNNNNNNNNNNNNNNNNNNNNNNNNNNNNNNNNNNNNNNNNNNNNNNNNNNNNNNNNNNNNNNNNNNNNNNNNNNNNNNNNNNNNNNNNNNNNNNNNNNNNNNNNNNNNNNNNNNNNNNNNNNNNNNNNNNNNNNNNNNNNNNNNNNNNNNNNNNNNNNNNNNNNNNNNNNNNNNNNNNNNNNNNNNNNNNNNNNNNNNNNNNNNNNNNNNNNNNNNNNNNNNNNNNNNNNNNNNNNNNNNNNNNNNNNNNNNNNNNNNNNNNNNNNNNNNNNNNNNNNNNNNNNNNNNNNNNNNNNNNNNNNNNNNNNNNNNNNNNNNNNNNNNNNNNNNNNNNNNNNNNNNNNNNNNNNNNNNNNNNNNNNNNNNNNNNNNNNNNNNNNNNNNNNNNNNNNNNNNNNNNNNNNNNNNNNNNNNNNNNNNNNNNNNNNNNNNNNNNNNNNNNNNNNNNNNNNNNNNNNNNNNNNNNNNNNNNNNNNNNNNNNNNNNNNNNNNNNNNNNNNNNNNNNNNNNNNNNNNNNNNNNNNNNNNNNNNNNNNNNNNNNNNNNNNNNNNNNNNNNNNNNNNNNNNNNNNNNNNNNNNNNNNNNNNNNNNNNNNNNNNNNNNNNNNNNNNNNNNNNNNNNNNNNNNNNNNNNNNNNNNNNNNNNNNNNNNNNNNNNNNNNNNNNNNNNNNNNNNNNNNNNNNNNNNNNNNNNNNNNNNNNNNNNNNNNNNNNNNNNNNNNNNNNNNNNNNNNNNNNNNNNNNNNNNNNNNNNNNNNNNNNNNNNNNNNNNNNNNNNNNNNNNNNNNNNNNNN
Proteins encoded in this window:
- the LOC106341934 gene encoding delta(8)-fatty-acid desaturase 2 — translated: HLISAVLLGLLWIQSAYVGHDSGHYNVTSTKPCNKLVQLLSGNCITGISIAWWKWTHNAHHISCNSLDHDPDLQHIPVLAVSSKFFKSMTSRFYGRKLTFDPLARFLISYQHWSFYPIMCVGRINLFIQTLLLLFSRRHVPDRALNIAGILVFWTWFPLLVSFLPNWQERIIFVFLSMAVTAIQHVQFCLNHFAADVYTGPPNGNDWFEKQTAGTLDISCRSYMDWFFGGLQFQLEHHLFPRLPRCHLRGVSPVVQELCKKHNLPYRSLSWWEANVWTIRTLRKAAVQARDVTNPVLENLLWEALNTHG